A single Phragmites australis chromosome 4, lpPhrAust1.1, whole genome shotgun sequence DNA region contains:
- the LOC133915598 gene encoding probable inactive receptor kinase RLK902: MRSPPPWRPCLLHFALPLLVLLATLAARAGADLADDARALLAFRDAVGRHLAWNGTDLGGACSWTGVTCEGGRVAVLRLPGAALSGEVPVGTLGNLTALHTLSLRLNALSGALPADLASAAALRNVFLNGNRLSGEFPQAILALPGLVRLALDGNDLSGPIPAALGNLTHLKSLLLENNRFVGEIPEIKLPQLQQFNVSFNQLNGSIPSGLRSMPRSAFLGTGLCGGPLGPCPGEASPSPAPAGQPSSPTPVPSGGGKGGNGGASGNKSKKLSGGAIAGIAIGSALGAALLLFLLVCLCRRSGRTKTRSLEMPPPSPTTAAVAGGRKPPEMISGAAVAPLTTIGHTNAPVGQSTSGKKLIFFGSVAAVAPFDLEDLLRASAEVLGKGAIGTTYKAVLESGATVAVKRLKDVTLSEPEFRERIAEIGELQHEFIVSLRAYYYSKDEKLLVYDFMPTGSLSAVLHGNRGSGRTSLDWVTRSSIALATARGVEYIHSTSSAASHGNIKSSNVLLGKSYQARVSDNGLTTLVGPSSAPSRTTGYRAPEVTDSRRVSQKADVYSFGVLLLELLTGKAPSQAALNDEGVDLPRWVQSVVRSEWTSEVFDMELLRHQNDEEQMVQLLQLAIDCVAQVPEARPSMTHVVTRIEEIKKSSAEAKDLQQMASNIEGGDNLSSKTELIEAPTNPFAP; the protein is encoded by the exons ATGCGGTCGCCCCCGCCGTGGCGGCCCTGCCTCCTCCATTTCGCGCTACCCCTGCTTGTGCTCCTCGCGACGCTGGCGGCGCGGGCAGGGGCCGACCTGGCGGACGATGCGCGGGCGCTACTGGCGTTCCGGGACGCCGTCGGGCGGCACCTGGCGTGGAACGGCACGGACCTCGGGGGCGCGTGCTCCTGGACTGGGGTCACCTGCGAGGGCGGCCGTGTGGCGGTGCTGCGGCTCCCCGGGGCGGCGCTCTCCGGCGAGGTCCCCGTGGGGACGCTCGGGAACCTGACGGCGCTCCACACGCTCAGCCTCCGTCTCAACGCGCTCTCCGGCGCGCTCCCGGCCGACCTCGCCTCCGCGGCCGCTCTCAGGAACGTCTTCCTTAACGGGAACAGGCTGTCGGGCGAGTTCCCGCAGGCGATTCTCGCGCTCCCGGGGCTCGTTAGGCTCGCGCTCGACGGGAACGACCTGTCGGGGCCCATCCCGGCGGCGCTCGGCAACCTCACGCACCTCAAGTCCCTGCTCCTCGAGAATAATCGCTTTGTGGGCGAGATTCCGGAGATTAAGCTGCCGCAGCTGCAGCAGTTCAATGTGTCGTTCAACCAGCTGAACGGATCCATCCCGTCTGGACTACGGTCCATGCCGCGCTCGGCGTTCCTGGGGACGGGCTTGTGCGGTGGGCCCTTGGGGCCTTGCCCTGGTGAAGCTTCGCCTTCCCCTGCTCCGGCGGGGCAGCCGTCGTCGCCGACGCCTGTGCCAAGCGGGGGCGGCAAAGGTGGAAATGGTGGAGCAAGTGGTAACAAGAGCAAGAAGCTCTCTGGCGGTGCCATTGCCGGAATCGCCATAGGCTCCGCCTTGGGAGCCgctcttctcctcttcctccttgtcTGCCTCTGTCGCAGGTCGGGCCGCACCAAGACCCGGTCTCTGGAGATGCCGCCTCCTTCTCCGACAACTGCCGCTGTTGCTGGTGGCCGGAAACCTCCCGAGATGATCAGTGGCGCGGCCGTAGCGCCGTTGACCACTATAGGCCACACTAATGCTCCTGTTGGCCAGTCGACGTCCGGGAAGAAGCTGATTTTCTTTGGGTCAGTGGCCGCCGTGGCACCGTTCGACCTGGAGGACCTGCTGCGCGCGTCGGCTGAGGTGCTCGGAAAAGGAGCGATTGGAACGACATACAAGGCAGTTCTTGAGTCTGGGGCAACTGTGGCGGTGAAGCGGCTCAAGGACGTGACTCTATCGGAGCCTGAGTTCCGTGAACGCATTGCTGAGATTGGTGAGCTTCAGCACGAGTTCATCGTGTCGCTCCGTGCCTACTACTACAGCAAAGATGAGAAGCTACTTGTATACGACTTCATGCCCACGGGCAGCCTCTCTGCAGTCCTGCACG GGAACAGAGGTTCTGGCCGTACAAGTCTTGACTGGGTAACAAGATCAAGCATTGCCTTAGCTACAGCCCGTGGTGTTGAGTACATCCACTCAACAAGCTCAGCGGCATCCCACGGCAACATCAAGTCATCCAATGTCCTTCTGGGCAAATCATATCAAGCACGTGTATCAGACAACGGCCTTACCACTCTTGTTGGTCCATCATCTGCACCATCTCGCACAACTGGATACCGTGCACCTGAGGTTACTGATTCCCGGAGGGTATCCCAGAAGGCAGACGTGTACAGCTTTGGTGTTCTTTTGCTTGAGCTGCTCACAGGCAAGGCGCCCAGTCAGGCTGCTCTCAACGATGAGGGTGTTGACCTGCCGAGGTGGGTGCAGTCGGTTGTTCGCTCAGAGTGGACTTCAGAGGTGTTTGATATGGAGCTCCTGAGACATCAGAATGATGAGGAACAGATGGTTCAGCTTCTGCAGCTTGCTATAGACTGTGTTGCACAAGTGCCAGAGGCCCGGCCATCAATGACGCATGTTGTTACGCGGATAGAGGAGATCAAGAAGTCAAGCGCCGAAGCGAAAGATCTGCAGCAGATGGCCTCCAATATCGAAGGAGGCGACAATCTATCTTCCAA